One window of Mediterraneibacter gnavus ATCC 29149 genomic DNA carries:
- the pfkB gene encoding 1-phosphofructokinase, translated as MIYTVTFNPSLDYVVQAEQLVPGEINRTTSEAVYPGGKGVNVSVILSNLGLESTAFGFTAGFTGKALQEMLLEFGAKTDFIPLADGQTRINVKINAGQETEINGQGPKITETAIQELFEKLKSLKAGDVLVLAGSIPSTLPENIYEWILMCLKDKDVKVVVDATKDLLLNVLKYHPFLIKPNNHELGEMFQTTLTTEEEIIAHAKKLQERGARNVLVSMAKDGAILVTEDGEIYKKQPHNGTVVNSVGAGDSMVAGFLAGYLNTGSYERALELGTAAGSATAFQSWLASREDIVKLLDRPYSEYQI; from the coding sequence ATGATTTATACAGTGACATTCAATCCATCATTAGACTATGTAGTACAGGCAGAACAGCTGGTGCCGGGAGAAATCAACCGGACAACAAGTGAAGCAGTTTATCCGGGAGGAAAAGGAGTCAATGTTTCTGTGATCCTTTCCAATCTGGGTCTGGAGAGTACAGCATTTGGATTTACTGCGGGATTCACAGGAAAAGCATTGCAGGAGATGCTCCTGGAGTTTGGCGCAAAGACAGATTTTATACCGCTTGCAGACGGGCAGACAAGGATCAATGTCAAGATCAACGCAGGACAGGAGACAGAGATCAACGGACAAGGACCAAAGATTACAGAAACAGCGATCCAGGAGTTGTTTGAGAAGCTGAAATCCTTGAAGGCAGGAGATGTACTGGTTCTGGCGGGCAGTATTCCGTCGACTCTGCCGGAGAATATTTATGAATGGATTCTGATGTGTTTGAAAGATAAGGATGTCAAAGTTGTGGTAGATGCTACAAAAGATCTGCTGTTGAATGTATTGAAATATCATCCGTTTTTGATCAAGCCGAACAATCATGAACTTGGAGAAATGTTCCAGACGACGCTTACTACAGAAGAAGAGATCATCGCTCATGCGAAAAAGCTGCAGGAAAGAGGTGCAAGAAATGTACTGGTTTCTATGGCAAAAGACGGAGCGATCCTTGTGACAGAAGACGGTGAGATATACAAAAAGCAGCCGCACAATGGCACGGTTGTAAATTCTGTCGGTGCCGGAGATTCTATGGTGGCAGGATTTCTGGCGGGATATCTCAATACTGGCTCTTATGAGCGTGCACTGGAGCTTGGAACTGCAGCGGGAAGTGCGACGGCATTTCAGTCCTGGCTGGCATCCAGGGAGGATATTGTAAAACTGCTGGACAGACCGTACAGCGAATATCAGATTTGA
- a CDS encoding DeoR/GlpR family DNA-binding transcription regulator has translation MLAEERFREILKIVNEKKTVTVTELTELLDTSESTIRRDLTQLHKRGALLKVHGGATVLNGAYTTKDAKVSEREGLYVEEKRSIAKLAAALIGQEDFVYIDAGTSTASLAEAISEREAVYVTNGILHAKCLAEKGCRVFLPGGELKEDTQALVGGAAVEWLNKYNFTKGFFGTNGIHLEKGYTTPDISEALVKEAAMKRCREAYVLADSSKFGHVSSVTFARFEDAQIITDHISDPVFQTCSNIEEAES, from the coding sequence ATGCTGGCAGAAGAGCGGTTTCGCGAAATTCTTAAGATCGTAAACGAAAAAAAAACAGTGACTGTAACAGAGCTGACAGAACTTCTGGATACTTCAGAGTCTACGATCAGAAGAGACCTGACACAGCTTCATAAAAGAGGAGCCTTGTTGAAAGTCCACGGGGGAGCAACTGTACTGAATGGGGCATATACGACAAAGGATGCAAAGGTTTCAGAAAGAGAGGGGCTGTATGTAGAGGAAAAACGCAGCATTGCAAAGCTGGCAGCGGCTCTGATCGGTCAGGAGGATTTTGTTTATATCGATGCAGGAACGAGCACAGCGTCATTGGCAGAGGCGATTTCAGAGAGGGAGGCCGTGTATGTGACGAATGGAATTCTGCATGCAAAGTGTCTGGCAGAAAAAGGCTGCCGGGTGTTTTTGCCGGGAGGCGAGCTGAAAGAGGATACACAGGCTTTAGTCGGAGGAGCTGCGGTAGAGTGGCTGAATAAGTATAACTTTACAAAAGGCTTCTTTGGCACGAATGGAATTCATCTGGAGAAAGGGTATACGACACCGGATATCAGCGAAGCACTGGTAAAAGAAGCTGCAATGAAGAGATGCAGAGAGGCATATGTTCTGGCAGATTCGAGCAAATTCGGTCATGTATCATCCGTCACATTTGCGAGGTTTGAAGATGCACAGATCATTACGGATCATATCAGTGATCCGGTATTTCAAACATGCAGTAATATAGAGGAGGCAGAATCATGA